A window of Sutcliffiella cohnii contains these coding sequences:
- the groL gene encoding chaperonin GroEL (60 kDa chaperone family; promotes refolding of misfolded polypeptides especially under stressful conditions; forms two stacked rings of heptamers to form a barrel-shaped 14mer; ends can be capped by GroES; misfolded proteins enter the barrel where they are refolded when GroES binds): MAKEIKFSEEARRSMLRGVDKLADAVKVTLGPKGRNVVLEKKFGSPLITNDGVTIAKEIELEDAFENMGAKLVAEVASKTNEIAGDGTTTATVLAQAMIREGLKNVTAGANPMGIRKGIEKAVAVAVEELKTISKPIEGKESIAQVAAISAADEEVGQLIAEAMERVGNDGVITLEESKGFTTELEVVEGMQFDRGYASPYMVTDSDKMEAVLDNPYVLITDKKITNIQEILPVLEQVVQQGKPLLLIAEDVEGEALATLVVNKLRGTFNAVAVKAPGFGDRRKAMLQDIAILTGGEVITEELGLDLKSANIGQLGRADKIVVTKENTTVVNGHGNTDDIQARVGQIRAQLEETTSEFDREKLQERLAKLAGGVAVIKVGAATETELKERKLRIEDALNSTRAAVEEGIVAGGGTALVNIYNKVANITAEGDEATGVKIVLRAIEEPVRQIAHNAGLEGSVIVERLKKEEVGVGFNAATGEWVNMLEVGIVDPTKVTRSALQNAASVSAMFLTTEAVVADIPEENAGGGMPDMGGMGGMGGMM, from the coding sequence ATGGCAAAAGAAATTAAATTTAGTGAAGAAGCACGTCGCTCTATGCTACGTGGTGTAGATAAATTAGCTGATGCTGTTAAAGTAACATTAGGACCAAAAGGACGTAACGTTGTATTAGAAAAGAAATTTGGTTCTCCACTAATTACAAATGACGGTGTTACAATTGCGAAAGAAATCGAATTAGAAGATGCTTTCGAAAATATGGGTGCAAAATTAGTAGCGGAAGTTGCTAGCAAAACGAACGAAATCGCTGGTGACGGTACAACTACTGCAACAGTACTAGCACAAGCGATGATCCGTGAAGGATTAAAGAACGTAACTGCTGGTGCGAACCCAATGGGTATCCGTAAAGGGATTGAAAAGGCTGTTGCTGTAGCAGTTGAAGAATTAAAAACAATCTCTAAGCCAATTGAAGGTAAAGAGTCTATCGCACAAGTTGCTGCTATCTCTGCTGCTGACGAAGAAGTTGGTCAACTAATCGCAGAAGCAATGGAGCGCGTAGGTAACGACGGAGTTATTACGTTAGAAGAGTCTAAAGGATTCACTACTGAACTAGAAGTAGTAGAAGGTATGCAATTCGACCGTGGATATGCATCTCCATACATGGTAACTGATTCTGACAAAATGGAAGCAGTTTTAGACAATCCATACGTCTTAATTACAGACAAAAAGATTACAAACATTCAAGAAATCTTACCTGTATTAGAGCAAGTAGTACAACAAGGTAAACCATTATTACTAATTGCTGAAGATGTGGAAGGTGAAGCGTTAGCTACATTAGTAGTAAACAAATTACGTGGTACATTCAATGCAGTAGCTGTTAAAGCTCCTGGCTTCGGTGACCGTCGTAAAGCAATGCTTCAAGACATCGCAATTCTTACAGGTGGAGAAGTTATTACAGAAGAATTAGGTTTAGACTTAAAATCTGCTAACATCGGTCAATTAGGACGTGCAGATAAGATTGTTGTAACGAAAGAAAATACAACAGTTGTTAACGGTCATGGAAACACAGACGATATCCAAGCTCGTGTTGGCCAAATCCGTGCTCAATTAGAAGAAACTACTTCTGAGTTCGACCGTGAAAAATTACAAGAGCGCCTAGCTAAATTAGCTGGTGGTGTAGCGGTAATCAAAGTTGGTGCTGCAACAGAAACAGAATTAAAAGAGCGCAAACTTCGTATCGAAGACGCATTAAATTCTACTCGTGCTGCAGTAGAAGAAGGTATCGTAGCTGGTGGTGGTACTGCACTTGTAAACATCTACAACAAAGTTGCTAATATCACAGCTGAAGGCGACGAAGCTACTGGTGTGAAAATTGTATTACGTGCAATCGAAGAGCCAGTTCGTCAAATCGCTCACAACGCAGGTCTAGAAGGATCTGTTATTGTAGAACGCCTAAAGAAAGAAGAAGTTGGAGTTGGTTTCAACGCTGCAACTGGCGAATGGGTTAACATGCTTGAAGTTGGTATCGTAGACCCAACTAAAGTTACTCGTTCTGCACTTCAAAACGCAGCAAGCGTATCTGCTATGTTCTTAACTACTGAAGCAGTAGTTGCAGACATCCCAGAAGAAAACGCTGGCGGCGGCATGCCTGACATGGGCGGCATGGGTGGAATGGGCGGCATGATGTAA
- a CDS encoding DUF438 domain-containing protein has protein sequence MANAQFNPKLVNILKDILLRLHDGKPQETVKEDFDKHLNQVSAVEILLIVQELKNGGHGITSDDVVKLFSIYKQLYGLAINEWHVPDSNHEGHPVQILIAENKEFQSILDQMNGQIELLEKSSQWVQEEEVIEKLKEDVSQLGQLNRHYNRKEKLIFPILERYGQITPTRIMWEGDDRIRILYKNVKRKIENIQAIEIASVKQSYQIFQSKMTDMMFDEESILLPIVLNIFNEDDWLAIAREGDTFGYCFIDPQKEWERSVSVEDECNKEIDNATTKHIKIGGGYLTVQEANSILNNLPVEITFIDKNGIFKYFNERVASSDMMFVRTPISIGRNVANCHPPKSLKKVMRLVQDLKSKKRSSESMWFKKKDQYIHITYKGVFDEDGEYLGILEYVQDIRPFFELPREAKR, from the coding sequence ATGGCTAACGCACAATTTAATCCCAAACTAGTCAATATTTTAAAAGATATTTTACTTCGTTTACATGATGGTAAACCGCAAGAAACCGTGAAAGAGGATTTTGATAAACATCTTAACCAGGTTAGTGCTGTTGAAATATTGTTGATTGTACAGGAATTAAAAAATGGGGGCCATGGCATTACGTCGGATGATGTTGTAAAGCTATTTTCTATTTATAAACAACTATATGGTCTAGCTATTAATGAATGGCATGTTCCTGATTCCAATCACGAGGGTCACCCGGTTCAAATTTTAATAGCTGAAAATAAGGAATTTCAATCCATTTTAGATCAAATGAATGGCCAAATAGAATTACTGGAGAAAAGTTCACAATGGGTACAAGAGGAAGAAGTTATAGAGAAGTTAAAGGAAGACGTGTCTCAATTAGGACAATTGAATAGGCACTATAATCGAAAAGAAAAACTCATTTTCCCTATATTAGAGCGTTATGGGCAAATTACTCCTACAAGAATTATGTGGGAGGGAGATGATCGAATCCGCATCTTATATAAAAATGTAAAAAGAAAGATAGAGAATATACAAGCTATAGAAATAGCATCCGTTAAGCAATCTTATCAAATATTCCAAAGTAAAATGACAGACATGATGTTTGATGAAGAATCTATCCTATTACCAATCGTTCTCAACATTTTTAACGAAGATGATTGGTTAGCTATAGCGAGGGAAGGCGATACATTTGGTTATTGCTTTATAGATCCACAAAAAGAATGGGAACGAAGCGTATCAGTCGAGGATGAATGTAATAAAGAAATAGATAATGCAACAACAAAGCATATAAAAATTGGCGGTGGCTACTTAACAGTACAAGAAGCCAACAGCATCCTGAATAACTTACCAGTAGAAATAACGTTCATTGATAAAAATGGTATTTTTAAATATTTTAATGAAAGAGTAGCGTCATCTGACATGATGTTTGTACGGACACCCATTTCGATTGGTCGTAATGTTGCCAATTGTCATCCTCCTAAAAGTTTAAAAAAGGTAATGAGGCTCGTCCAAGACCTTAAATCAAAGAAACGATCTAGTGAGAGTATGTGGTTTAAAAAAAAGGATCAGTACATTCATATTACGTATAAAGGTGTTTTTGATGAGGATGGAGAATATTTGGGAATATTAGAATACGTTCAAGATATCCGACCTTTTTTCGAGTTGCCACGTGAAGCGAAAAGATAG
- a CDS encoding lmo0937 family membrane protein: MLWTVLIIVFVLWLLGFSFEVGGGLIHLLLVVALIVFIIQLLTGRRV, encoded by the coding sequence ATGTTATGGACGGTATTAATTATAGTTTTTGTATTATGGTTACTTGGATTCTCGTTTGAAGTTGGAGGAGGTCTAATCCACTTACTTCTAGTTGTTGCATTAATCGTCTTTATAATTCAACTTTTAACAGGCAGAAGAGTCTAA
- a CDS encoding MerR family transcriptional regulator, whose protein sequence is MTLFSTGEVSKKLNISLRTLRYYDQIGLVVPTIKKDNGKRYYSEEDMLLLEKIVLLKTTSMSLKDIKKIIHSITIEKILTVHKEQLEMNIERLTQSLYHTTTLLNILKLEGQLKWDHLLPLLPEEGNNNKDRKQKLWNDLFSTEEQTILSGNLPKMEDPLIIKWINIVKRVELCLQNGILPSSAEGQLIVVDVDILTKESFGDHPELIEKFWEARKSEETSAKLGLYPIHKEVLNFLEEAIVYQETSKST, encoded by the coding sequence ATGACACTGTTTTCAACTGGTGAAGTTTCCAAAAAGCTCAATATTTCTTTGCGTACATTACGTTATTACGATCAAATTGGATTAGTTGTACCGACGATAAAGAAGGATAATGGAAAACGGTACTATTCTGAGGAGGACATGTTACTTTTAGAAAAAATTGTATTACTAAAGACAACATCGATGTCTCTAAAAGATATAAAGAAAATCATCCATTCCATTACGATTGAAAAGATTCTAACTGTACATAAAGAGCAACTGGAAATGAACATAGAACGCTTAACTCAATCCCTCTACCATACAACAACACTATTAAACATTTTAAAGTTAGAAGGCCAACTGAAATGGGACCATCTCTTACCACTACTTCCGGAAGAAGGTAATAACAATAAGGATAGAAAACAGAAGTTATGGAATGACCTATTTAGTACAGAGGAACAAACAATATTATCTGGGAATCTACCAAAAATGGAAGATCCACTCATCATTAAATGGATAAATATTGTTAAACGCGTGGAACTCTGTTTACAAAATGGTATACTCCCTAGTTCTGCGGAGGGGCAATTAATTGTAGTTGATGTAGATATTTTAACGAAAGAATCTTTTGGAGATCACCCTGAATTAATAGAAAAGTTTTGGGAAGCGAGAAAATCGGAAGAAACATCCGCTAAATTAGGCTTATATCCTATTCATAAAGAAGTATTAAATTTTTTAGAAGAGGCTATTGTTTACCAGGAAACTAGCAAGTCAACATAA
- a CDS encoding CPBP family intramembrane glutamic endopeptidase, with protein MELLHFTWENHKTESIQRNINWFTFTIGFVSAAIISPIYEEIFYRGFLYKWFRGKWGVAAGMFISSFIFMIVHIPTYNTLPINFVSGLVFAWTYEKTGSVLPAIIIHGIFNGTAVILTVLS; from the coding sequence ATGGAACTTTTACATTTCACTTGGGAGAATCACAAAACGGAGTCCATACAGAGGAATATAAATTGGTTTACTTTTACTATTGGCTTTGTATCTGCTGCAATCATTTCTCCAATATATGAGGAGATTTTTTATAGAGGATTTTTGTATAAATGGTTTCGAGGGAAATGGGGAGTAGCTGCTGGAATGTTTATTAGTTCTTTTATTTTCATGATTGTACATATCCCTACGTACAATACGCTGCCGATAAATTTTGTATCAGGTCTCGTGTTTGCGTGGACATACGAAAAAACAGGGTCAGTTTTACCGGCTATTATTATACATGGAATATTTAATGGCACAGCCGTCATTTTAACAGTACTTTCATAA
- a CDS encoding DUF4317 domain-containing protein, whose translation MNKKDVANFRKQFKADNDLLNIKDIFNVYIMKESSDIYHHQSQPFEMLDPDQQELFMNNFKKMLGGNLDEKLFELKFRRDVENNSQLILHQGLLSVEVETWKEQMLPIVGKMLLNRQYEKDIVVTFIRGEYRKPMKRTNEETEENSRDAVYSHPFILCSINNTQEPKKELLFDYVEKEFKYNFVVDPIINLNSPIGGFLFPCFTENAADVNHVLYSAGKVHEPDHQFIEEVLNGEETMTAKDDKIVFEEIVKEVTGDKINTSTLSNVYEEINRMIVENEEEEQPKLDTKDVERVLKVSGVEDVNVEKVETAFKKLIDDESYEIKASSVLPKFNSKSIKINTKIANISISPQDLRYVKQVQVDGKLYLMLEVEEDTIIEGFKMIPEAFGEK comes from the coding sequence ATGAACAAAAAAGACGTAGCAAACTTTCGAAAACAATTTAAAGCTGATAATGATTTACTAAACATTAAAGATATCTTTAATGTCTACATAATGAAAGAATCGAGCGACATTTATCATCACCAAAGTCAACCTTTTGAAATGTTAGATCCGGACCAACAAGAACTGTTTATGAATAACTTTAAAAAGATGCTAGGTGGTAATTTAGACGAAAAGTTATTTGAACTAAAATTTAGACGCGATGTCGAAAATAACAGTCAGCTTATCCTGCATCAAGGGTTGCTAAGCGTTGAGGTAGAAACATGGAAAGAGCAAATGCTTCCAATTGTCGGTAAAATGCTTCTAAACAGACAATATGAGAAGGATATTGTTGTTACTTTCATTCGTGGGGAATATCGAAAGCCAATGAAACGTACGAATGAGGAAACAGAGGAAAACTCTCGCGATGCAGTTTATTCCCACCCATTTATTTTGTGCAGTATAAACAATACACAAGAGCCAAAGAAAGAACTACTCTTTGACTATGTAGAAAAAGAGTTCAAATACAATTTTGTAGTAGACCCTATTATTAACTTAAACTCGCCAATTGGTGGATTTTTATTTCCTTGTTTCACAGAAAATGCTGCAGATGTTAACCATGTGCTATATTCAGCAGGAAAGGTTCATGAACCAGACCACCAATTTATTGAAGAAGTGCTAAATGGCGAAGAAACGATGACAGCCAAAGACGATAAAATCGTCTTTGAAGAAATAGTGAAAGAAGTAACTGGGGACAAAATTAATACTTCTACTCTCTCCAATGTGTATGAAGAAATTAATCGTATGATTGTTGAAAACGAAGAGGAAGAACAACCGAAATTAGACACAAAGGATGTAGAACGTGTTTTAAAGGTTAGTGGAGTGGAAGATGTAAATGTAGAAAAAGTGGAAACAGCTTTCAAGAAATTAATTGATGATGAGAGTTATGAAATAAAAGCTAGTAGCGTCTTACCAAAATTCAATTCAAAGTCCATTAAGATTAATACAAAAATAGCAAATATCTCGATTAGCCCACAAGATCTACGTTACGTAAAACAAGTACAAGTCGATGGAAAGCTATACTTAATGCTGGAAGTAGAAGAAGATACAATAATTGAAGGGTTTAAAATGATTCCGGAAGCGTTTGGTGAAAAATAA
- a CDS encoding PspA/IM30 family protein: protein MSILARFKDIMASNINALLDKAENPEKMIDQYLRNLNRDLGKVKAETASVMAEEQRSKRLLDECIADAEKMERYAIKALEAGNEDDARKFLERKTEIASKQAGLQSAYDLAASNATQMRQMHDKLMNDIKELESRRSMLKAKWSVAKTQERMNKIGASVTDTNNTASAFGRMEDKINRALDEANAVAELNAAPKDDLKDLAAKYDTQVGVEDELAALKEKLKNR from the coding sequence ATGAGTATTTTAGCACGTTTTAAAGACATTATGGCTAGCAATATTAACGCACTGTTAGATAAGGCAGAAAACCCTGAAAAGATGATTGATCAATATTTAAGAAACTTAAACCGAGATTTAGGAAAAGTAAAAGCGGAAACAGCATCAGTTATGGCGGAAGAACAACGCTCTAAAAGACTACTTGATGAGTGTATTGCAGATGCAGAGAAAATGGAAAGATACGCAATTAAAGCATTAGAAGCTGGAAATGAAGACGATGCGAGAAAGTTCCTCGAAAGAAAAACAGAAATCGCCTCTAAGCAAGCGGGGCTACAAAGTGCCTATGACTTAGCGGCATCTAACGCAACGCAAATGAGACAAATGCATGATAAATTAATGAACGATATTAAAGAGTTAGAATCCCGTCGTAGTATGTTAAAAGCAAAATGGTCTGTAGCTAAAACACAAGAACGTATGAACAAAATTGGTGCATCTGTGACAGACACGAACAATACAGCATCTGCCTTTGGACGTATGGAAGATAAAATTAATCGTGCATTAGATGAGGCAAATGCAGTGGCCGAGCTAAATGCAGCACCAAAGGATGACTTAAAAGATTTAGCTGCCAAATACGATACACAAGTAGGGGTAGAGGACGAGTTAGCGGCCTTAAAAGAAAAATTGAAGAATAGATAG
- a CDS encoding TFIIB-type zinc ribbon-containing protein — MVIHYKCPNCGDDMVFNSETGTLSCGACGRQDNIEDFSEENIITTFEEDEAKEYHCENCGAVLITEAETAATTCSFCGAGVVLADRVSGTLAPAMVIPFSISKEQAGAAFKKWCRNGLLTPKDFMTANRIKNITGMYVPFWIYDLNSKVQVSAVGTKVRTYTKGEYIYTETKFYDVYRDINLDYLKIPVDASTKMNDELMDKLEPFPYDQLKEFKTPYLAGYIAEKYNYDDKELLPRAKDKIDGYIESYIKSSVSGYATVNYKRKDINVKKVHSSYVLLPVWMVYYDYNKTEHIFAMNGQTGKVVGKPPISKGKVAGWFGGVAAGTFVSLKVVSMLMGGGFW, encoded by the coding sequence TTGGTTATCCATTATAAATGTCCGAACTGTGGCGATGATATGGTATTTAATAGTGAAACAGGAACATTATCTTGTGGTGCGTGTGGGAGACAAGATAATATTGAAGATTTTTCGGAAGAGAACATAATTACAACATTTGAAGAGGATGAAGCGAAAGAGTATCATTGTGAAAACTGTGGAGCTGTTCTAATTACCGAAGCAGAAACAGCTGCAACAACTTGTAGCTTTTGTGGAGCAGGTGTAGTACTAGCAGACCGTGTATCCGGGACGTTAGCGCCAGCTATGGTTATTCCATTTTCAATAAGTAAAGAACAGGCAGGGGCAGCTTTTAAAAAATGGTGTAGAAACGGTTTGCTCACACCAAAAGATTTTATGACTGCAAATCGTATAAAAAATATAACTGGGATGTACGTTCCGTTTTGGATTTATGATTTAAATAGTAAAGTACAAGTGTCGGCTGTCGGCACAAAGGTGCGCACATATACGAAAGGTGAATATATTTATACAGAAACGAAATTTTATGATGTGTATCGTGATATTAATTTAGACTATTTAAAAATACCAGTAGATGCATCAACTAAAATGAATGATGAATTGATGGACAAACTCGAACCGTTTCCGTACGATCAATTAAAAGAATTTAAAACACCATATTTAGCTGGTTATATAGCAGAAAAATATAACTATGATGATAAAGAGCTTTTACCGCGAGCTAAAGATAAAATAGATGGATATATAGAGTCTTATATTAAATCTTCTGTTTCAGGATATGCGACTGTAAATTATAAAAGAAAAGATATAAACGTTAAAAAAGTGCACAGTTCGTATGTTTTATTACCTGTTTGGATGGTTTATTACGATTACAACAAGACGGAACATATATTTGCGATGAACGGACAAACGGGAAAAGTCGTTGGAAAGCCTCCAATTAGTAAAGGGAAAGTTGCAGGCTGGTTTGGTGGAGTCGCAGCCGGAACGTTTGTTAGTCTGAAAGTCGTCTCTATGTTGATGGGAGGCGGATTTTGGTGA
- a CDS encoding TPM domain-containing protein, giving the protein MAIIIIYLISLLGITHSAYAIERKVYDYAELLTEQEIDSLEALANELGAERETDFIIVTTNESGIDVMEYTQDFYDEIAPGYDKPHGNTAILTIDMQGREIYLAGFYKAETYLDDARLDQIRDQITPTLSSGNFYQAAQDFIVLSHEFMGQEPEQHSENGYENHNSAPSPNTYYDSNYSNGDNILFNTWFQIIVSLIVGGVVVCIMAFNMGGRVTVNARTYMDANTSRVLHRKDQYIRTTVTKRRKPQQKSGGGGGGGGITRGGHSHSGSRGGF; this is encoded by the coding sequence ATGGCAATCATAATAATTTATCTAATTAGTTTACTGGGTATTACTCACTCAGCCTATGCGATAGAACGAAAAGTATATGATTACGCCGAGCTGTTAACAGAACAGGAGATAGATTCATTAGAAGCTCTAGCTAATGAACTAGGTGCAGAGCGGGAAACGGACTTCATTATTGTGACGACTAATGAGTCAGGAATCGATGTTATGGAATACACGCAAGACTTTTACGATGAAATCGCTCCAGGGTATGACAAGCCACATGGTAACACGGCAATCTTAACAATAGATATGCAAGGAAGAGAAATCTATTTAGCTGGATTTTATAAGGCTGAAACATATTTAGATGATGCTAGATTGGATCAAATCCGTGACCAAATTACACCTACTTTATCAAGTGGAAACTTTTATCAGGCGGCTCAAGATTTTATTGTTTTATCCCATGAGTTTATGGGGCAGGAGCCTGAACAGCATTCAGAAAATGGGTATGAAAATCATAATTCTGCTCCTAGTCCTAATACGTATTACGATTCAAATTATTCAAATGGAGATAATATACTTTTCAACACATGGTTTCAAATCATTGTTTCTTTAATTGTCGGTGGTGTTGTTGTTTGTATTATGGCATTTAACATGGGTGGCCGAGTAACCGTTAATGCTCGTACTTATATGGATGCTAACACATCAAGAGTACTTCACCGTAAAGATCAATACATTCGAACAACTGTTACGAAAAGAAGAAAACCTCAGCAGAAAAGTGGGGGAGGCGGTGGTGGAGGTGGCATCACTCGTGGTGGACACTCCCATAGCGGTAGTAGAGGTGGCTTTTAA
- a CDS encoding SPFH domain-containing protein produces the protein MVFFRNQFANVVEWEEFRDDMIFWKWSNREIKKGSKLIIRPGQDAIFLNNGRIEGIFKDEGDYNIESEIIPFLSTLKGFKFGFNSGMRVEVLFVNTKEFTVKWGTRNAINIPTLGMPGGMPIRANGTFQFKVNDYVALIDKIAGVKNKYLVEDVKIRITAILDQLLMKWITREGKDMFNLQANSFEIGKGIKEDLDMQIINDGLTVTGFNIMSFNYPKEIQDMINKNASYGMVGDMKKYQQVSMIDGMSSGKMSGGSNAASDMAGMMMGMNIAKEMMKNMDDQDSDKKAAPQASKQLSTPQNDEDTSIAPKFCPNCGQKNTGSKFCPNCGNKLG, from the coding sequence ATGGTTTTCTTTAGAAATCAATTTGCAAACGTTGTGGAATGGGAAGAGTTTCGCGACGATATGATTTTTTGGAAATGGAGCAATCGAGAAATTAAAAAAGGAAGTAAGCTTATTATCCGTCCGGGTCAAGATGCAATCTTTTTGAACAATGGGAGAATTGAAGGGATTTTTAAAGATGAAGGGGATTACAATATTGAGTCAGAAATTATCCCGTTCCTTTCCACTTTAAAAGGATTTAAATTTGGCTTTAATAGCGGAATGAGGGTAGAAGTTCTATTCGTAAATACGAAAGAATTTACCGTAAAATGGGGAACACGTAATGCCATTAACATCCCTACGCTCGGAATGCCAGGTGGAATGCCAATTAGAGCAAACGGCACATTCCAATTCAAAGTAAATGACTATGTGGCTCTTATTGATAAAATAGCAGGCGTGAAAAATAAATATTTAGTAGAAGATGTAAAGATTCGGATTACTGCAATCCTTGACCAGCTTCTAATGAAATGGATTACTCGAGAAGGTAAAGATATGTTTAATCTTCAGGCTAATTCGTTTGAAATAGGTAAAGGAATTAAAGAAGATTTAGATATGCAAATTATTAATGACGGCTTAACGGTTACCGGATTTAATATTATGAGCTTTAATTATCCGAAAGAAATTCAAGATATGATCAATAAAAATGCCTCTTACGGAATGGTAGGAGATATGAAAAAGTATCAGCAAGTTTCCATGATAGATGGAATGTCGTCTGGGAAAATGAGTGGTGGTAGCAATGCAGCTTCCGATATGGCTGGAATGATGATGGGGATGAATATTGCAAAAGAGATGATGAAAAACATGGATGATCAAGATTCCGATAAAAAAGCGGCACCACAAGCTTCAAAACAATTATCCACGCCCCAAAATGACGAGGATACGAGTATCGCCCCGAAATTTTGCCCAAACTGTGGCCAAAAAAATACTGGTTCCAAGTTTTGTCCAAATTGCGGTAATAAACTAGGATAA
- a CDS encoding ABC transporter ATP-binding protein gives MMEVLLELKNVNKFFQSGPSKIEALKTTNFKAKSGELIAIIGPSGSGKSTFLTIAGGLQTPSNGDVIVNGKNLSSLKEKKRATLRLEEIGFVLQSSNLVPFLNVEQQMQLLDKVKKNNLSTERLEQLYESLGIHELLKSFPADLSGGQRQRVAIAKAMYTDPSIILADEPTASLDSDRAFEVMEMLKKATKDNGKTTIVVTHDTRLIDYCDKVYNITDGRLSLVNTTKHTEVVNH, from the coding sequence ATGATGGAGGTGTTACTCGAATTAAAAAATGTAAATAAGTTTTTTCAATCAGGACCATCCAAGATAGAAGCATTAAAAACAACTAATTTCAAAGCGAAAAGCGGAGAGCTTATTGCGATTATCGGCCCGTCAGGTTCAGGAAAAAGTACGTTCTTAACAATTGCTGGCGGACTTCAAACTCCTAGCAACGGCGATGTTATTGTTAACGGGAAAAACTTAAGTAGTTTGAAAGAAAAAAAACGTGCCACTCTACGATTAGAAGAAATTGGCTTTGTGTTACAGTCGTCCAACTTAGTTCCGTTTTTAAACGTGGAACAACAAATGCAACTGCTAGACAAAGTGAAAAAAAATAACCTTTCTACTGAAAGGTTAGAGCAACTTTACGAATCATTAGGGATTCACGAGCTATTAAAAAGCTTTCCTGCTGACTTATCTGGAGGTCAACGCCAACGAGTTGCTATAGCAAAAGCGATGTACACGGATCCTAGTATTATACTTGCAGACGAACCTACCGCTTCTTTAGATTCTGATCGCGCTTTTGAAGTAATGGAAATGTTAAAAAAAGCGACGAAAGATAACGGAAAAACAACAATCGTCGTTACACACGACACAAGACTAATTGATTATTGCGATAAAGTGTACAACATAACAGACGGGCGTTTATCGTTAGTTAATACTACAAAGCATACGGAAGTAGTTAATCATTAA